Proteins from a single region of Haloterrigena alkaliphila:
- the cgi121 gene encoding KEOPS complex subunit Cgi121, whose protein sequence is MELLECSLSIDDLDAFVADLGEIGERHGVTVQAFDARYVADRAHLERAVELADRAVARGENVARDRAVEILLYAAGRRQIDRALEMGVDEGENRAVILVDGGGSTGNEGGRDGGDAEADETAALEDLADLEAVVATGPTLAEADEETLCSYFEITDAERGATDASLSALVRERVALLEVEK, encoded by the coding sequence ATGGAACTTCTGGAGTGTTCCCTCTCGATCGACGACCTCGACGCGTTCGTCGCCGATCTGGGCGAGATCGGGGAGCGCCACGGCGTGACGGTGCAGGCCTTCGACGCGCGCTACGTCGCCGACCGCGCCCACCTCGAGCGGGCCGTCGAACTGGCAGACCGCGCCGTCGCCCGCGGCGAGAACGTCGCCCGGGATCGGGCCGTCGAGATCCTGCTCTACGCCGCCGGCCGCCGGCAGATCGATCGCGCCCTCGAGATGGGCGTCGACGAGGGCGAGAATCGGGCCGTAATCCTCGTCGACGGCGGCGGTTCCACCGGAAACGAAGGGGGTCGCGACGGCGGTGACGCCGAGGCTGACGAGACGGCCGCGCTCGAGGACCTCGCCGACCTCGAGGCCGTCGTCGCGACCGGGCCGACCCTCGCGGAAGCCGACGAGGAAACGCTCTGCTCGTACTTCGAGATCACGGACGCCGAACGCGGGGCCACCGACGCCTCGCTATCGGCGCTGGTCCGCGAACGAGTGGCGTTGCTCGAGGTCGAGAAGTAG
- a CDS encoding rhodanese-like domain-containing protein: MNRRQFLVTGAAATAASVAGCLSGGGESGDNDGYGPEPESVPEERSIDTSAYRTKVFDGTEVPLAPIADVFYWYQRREARVADARGSNQYENAHIVGAPLSPAPDGGSDDPIAEWSTDDRIVTYCGCPHHLSGLRAASLIDNGYEEVYALDDGFQAWIDRGYPLAGSEVSEDRATYRIRGQSDVAYAGEMVMLEQVDVDRREAAPIADDGSYTLQLHYAGSTDSRFRVEAPDYTVEKTLEELTTTTVTA, encoded by the coding sequence ATGAATCGACGGCAGTTTCTGGTGACAGGGGCCGCGGCCACCGCCGCGAGCGTCGCCGGGTGTCTGAGTGGCGGCGGTGAGAGCGGTGACAACGACGGGTACGGTCCGGAACCGGAGTCGGTCCCCGAAGAACGGTCGATCGACACCAGCGCCTACCGGACGAAGGTGTTCGACGGAACCGAGGTTCCGCTGGCACCGATTGCCGACGTCTTCTACTGGTACCAGCGACGGGAAGCGCGAGTGGCGGATGCGCGCGGTTCGAACCAGTACGAGAACGCACACATCGTCGGTGCGCCGCTGAGCCCCGCCCCGGACGGGGGCTCGGACGACCCGATCGCGGAGTGGTCGACGGACGACCGAATCGTGACCTACTGTGGCTGTCCCCACCACCTCTCCGGACTGCGCGCTGCGTCCCTGATCGACAACGGTTACGAGGAGGTGTACGCGCTCGACGACGGCTTTCAGGCGTGGATCGACCGCGGTTATCCGCTCGCGGGCTCGGAAGTATCGGAGGACCGGGCAACCTACCGCATTCGCGGCCAGTCCGACGTCGCCTACGCCGGCGAGATGGTCATGCTCGAGCAGGTCGACGTCGACCGGCGCGAAGCGGCGCCGATCGCCGACGACGGCTCGTACACGCTGCAACTCCACTACGCGGGCTCGACCGATTCCCGATTCAGAGTCGAAGCCCCGGACTACACGGTCGAGAAGACGCTCGAGGAATTGACGACCACTACCGTTACGGCCTGA
- a CDS encoding homing endonuclease associated repeat-containing protein, whose amino-acid sequence MTTEADCLEALREAAERLGESPTKAQYEELGLTPASATIIRACGGWNDAKEKAGLETAPSTGSRVKPKSDDVDLPADLVWTDLSVDQRWHYRNVEWNTERSLRRRSRLRSWLNQVKRGCSQCEVDTPACLDFHHTDETTKVMAVGRMVTFGYGKDALRDEVEKCIVLCANCHRKEHYELPQREPRRWIHDRKRDIGGCERCRESDLACLDFHHRNDEKESTIARLVSDDRAKERIRTEIERCSVLCANCHRMEHTDPPS is encoded by the coding sequence GTGACGACGGAGGCGGACTGTCTCGAGGCGCTGCGGGAGGCCGCCGAGCGACTCGGCGAGTCGCCGACGAAGGCGCAGTACGAGGAGTTGGGATTGACGCCGGCTTCTGCCACGATTATTCGGGCGTGTGGCGGGTGGAACGATGCGAAGGAGAAAGCGGGGCTAGAAACGGCTCCGTCTACTGGATCTCGTGTGAAGCCAAAGTCGGACGACGTCGATCTCCCCGCTGATCTCGTTTGGACGGACCTCTCGGTAGACCAGCGGTGGCACTATCGAAACGTCGAGTGGAATACCGAACGATCGTTACGTCGTCGATCTCGACTTCGTTCGTGGCTCAATCAGGTGAAACGAGGCTGTTCGCAGTGTGAAGTCGATACACCGGCGTGTCTCGATTTCCATCATACCGACGAAACGACGAAAGTGATGGCGGTCGGTCGCATGGTTACGTTCGGCTACGGAAAAGACGCCCTTCGCGACGAAGTCGAGAAGTGTATCGTTCTCTGTGCGAATTGTCACCGCAAGGAACACTACGAGCTACCGCAACGCGAGCCTCGACGATGGATTCATGACCGAAAACGCGATATCGGAGGGTGCGAACGATGTAGAGAGTCGGATCTCGCCTGCTTAGATTTTCATCACAGAAACGATGAGAAGGAATCTACTATCGCAAGATTGGTCTCGGATGACCGAGCGAAAGAGCGAATTCGCACGGAGATTGAACGATGTTCTGTTCTCTGTGCGAACTGCCACCGAATGGAACACACCGATCCCCCATCGTGA
- a CDS encoding NADH:flavin oxidoreductase, with protein sequence MATLENPIEIGGVRIPNRLYRAPLLECAGNGPDAVDTLIDDLEPAAESGVGLICQGATIVHGDGGCAAPGMTRVHDPEFVSRLSRLTHRIHDHGSRIFVQLEHGGLRSMETWHAEYRREHPDLHQLAVSRPPWQLRLFDRLGFLSYDPHVLSTDEVYDLAADFGRAAASAVDAGYDGIHLSGANMGIVQQFLSPFYNRRDDEFGGSPEARLEFLAVVHDEIRDRAGDVPLMTKVPAETPAPPRPVVRRKLSLEDGVEIARRLEKIGYDAVVPVQTSVVWDMSIVRGEYPDRAWSNEQLREAYDAAFGGATRRRLVALGNWLESLQYDFEPAWNADFCRRVRERVSIPVLAEGGIRERARMDRLLGDSSDDTGDTDREPACDMVGMARPFYAEPRLGARLLEDESATEGDARTSEDRRVLCESCNNCTVPQVTGAPGICRTPDVLRKRGDLEREGAYERAESK encoded by the coding sequence ATGGCCACCCTCGAGAACCCCATCGAGATCGGCGGCGTACGGATCCCCAACCGGCTCTACCGGGCGCCGCTGCTCGAGTGTGCGGGCAACGGCCCCGACGCGGTCGATACCCTGATCGACGACCTCGAGCCGGCCGCCGAGTCGGGCGTCGGGCTCATCTGCCAGGGCGCGACGATCGTCCACGGCGACGGCGGCTGCGCCGCGCCGGGGATGACCCGCGTCCACGACCCAGAGTTCGTCTCGCGGCTCTCCCGCCTGACGCATCGCATCCACGATCACGGGAGCCGAATCTTCGTCCAACTCGAGCACGGCGGCCTGCGGAGCATGGAGACCTGGCACGCCGAGTACCGCCGGGAGCACCCCGACCTCCACCAACTCGCCGTCTCGCGGCCGCCGTGGCAGTTGCGCCTGTTCGATCGCCTCGGTTTCCTCTCCTACGACCCGCACGTCCTCTCGACCGACGAGGTGTACGACCTCGCGGCCGATTTCGGTCGCGCCGCCGCGTCCGCGGTCGACGCGGGTTACGACGGGATCCACCTCTCAGGAGCGAACATGGGAATCGTCCAGCAGTTCCTGTCGCCGTTCTACAACCGTCGGGACGACGAGTTCGGCGGCTCGCCGGAGGCCAGACTCGAGTTCCTCGCCGTCGTCCACGACGAGATCCGCGACCGGGCCGGGGACGTCCCATTGATGACCAAGGTGCCGGCGGAGACGCCGGCACCTCCGCGGCCGGTCGTTCGGCGGAAGCTGTCGCTCGAGGACGGCGTCGAGATCGCCCGCCGACTCGAAAAAATCGGCTACGACGCGGTCGTCCCCGTCCAGACGTCGGTCGTCTGGGACATGAGCATCGTCCGCGGGGAGTACCCCGATCGAGCGTGGTCGAACGAGCAGCTACGCGAGGCGTACGACGCGGCGTTCGGCGGCGCGACGCGCAGACGACTCGTCGCGCTGGGTAATTGGCTCGAGTCGCTGCAGTACGATTTCGAACCCGCGTGGAACGCGGACTTCTGTCGGCGCGTACGAGAGCGGGTGTCGATCCCCGTCCTCGCGGAGGGCGGGATCCGCGAACGGGCACGGATGGATCGGCTGCTGGGGGACTCGAGCGACGACACGGGAGATACTGATCGCGAACCGGCCTGCGACATGGTCGGCATGGCTCGCCCCTTCTACGCCGAACCGCGGCTAGGGGCGCGGCTGCTCGAGGACGAGTCCGCAACTGAGGGCGATGCTCGAACGAGCGAGGATCGACGCGTCCTCTGTGAGAGCTGTAACAACTGTACCGTGCCGCAGGTCACGGGCGCACCCGGAATTTGTCGGACGCCGGACGTGTTGCGGAAGCGCGGCGACCTCGAGCGCGAGGGCGCCTACGAGCGAGCCGAGTCGAAGTGA